A stretch of Planococcus citri chromosome 5, ihPlaCitr1.1, whole genome shotgun sequence DNA encodes these proteins:
- the LOC135848256 gene encoding uncharacterized protein LOC135848256 isoform X1, with amino-acid sequence MEVEMNMELEMAEVRPRVYDILHPTPVPLKQLSAIVTSFEVWRYEMNTHRMRNNLSDFFENREYCNIKLKTILPDIPRVINDLVQEYIEKFQRSLKEWFNRHYETFRSYNSSKRENCILNDFDDFVTDFKGDVDYVRTAERMMRCDRLDDTVKFKIACIYCFEDDIRRIWPSVCEVITSRVVNFTDELQYWNYWIGILTNQSDKTDVREDDHVAICESIFVNCVTSENRSSMEYFWNRLRPDNRLEKTSDLLDNDDECVARFILPKLDDQQLSKFVNKYGCFLMTELLDYQLADGIDIVPTWMYIRNFMNESQFVELSEYMLIFLTSKLGGDNTHKLFFCRKIWNSAPHYLKQTAARKILSSTELFNKLVSGLNKNGISESTPMFVKLLLNFLPSATFDERSSFWNNCWHQLIAVARCKYLQQFIKLCFGNEVDITRFKTNVMANSEHLRQLCISLVKDVNFGKLKDLLKFCYPEVQQARNFKKEILQLALLGEDYKFSCRERDIEPYAYVLNSFINKTYNDADLSAEFKYMLMISPAFEKFVSLRVRSTDIGDLIEIKRFVEEFKLTEPTLVQIKTRIIDSFKESLTGDGSSRDLLKKRSLDYFLSWCLGSEAEVEEFKRNHALIVEEEEEEEEEEDW; translated from the coding sequence ATGGAAGTGGAGATGAATATGGAACTGGAAATGGCAGAAGTTAGACCACGAGTATACGATATTCTTCATCCGACTCCAGTACCATTGAAACAACTGTCAGCTATTGTCACTAGTTTCGAAGTATGGCGCTATGAAATGAATACTCATCGTATGAGAAATAATTTGtcggacttttttgaaaatcgggAATATTGTAATATCAAGTTGAAAACTATACTCCCCGATATTCCACGTGTGATTAATGATCTGGTCCAAGAATATATCGAAAAGTTCCAACGTTCATTAAAAGAATGGTTTAATCGTCATTATGAAACATTCAGGTCTTATAATTCCTCTAAACGTGAAAACTGTATTTTGAACGACTTTGATGATTTCGTGACAGATTTCAAAGGGGATGTGGATTATGTTCGGacagccgaacgtatgatgcgtTGTGATCGACTCGATGATactgtaaaattcaaaatcgcctGTATATATTGTTTTGAAGACGACATCAGACGTATTTGGCCATCTGTATGTGAAGTAATAACCTCGAGAGTTGTTAATTTTACTGATGAACTGCAATACTGGAATTACTGGATTGGAATTCTCACAAATCAGTCGGATAAAACAGACGTTCGCGAAGATGACCATGTCGCAATTTGTGAATCAATTTTCGTGAATTGCGTAACTAGTGAAAATAGATCATCgatggagtatttttggaatcgccTACGACCAGATAATCGTTTGGAGAAAACTTCAGATTTGCTCGATAACGATGACGAATGTGTTGCCAGAttcattttgccaaaactgGACGATCAACAGCTTTCTAAATTTGTCAATAAGTATGGCTGTTTTCTTATGACTGAATTGTTAGATTATCAACTCGCTGATGGGATCGATATTGTACCAACTTGGATGTATATTAGAAATTTCATGAACGAGAGCCAGTTTGTGGAACTTTCCGAATACATGTTGATATTTTTAACGTCCAAGTTAGGCGGCGATAATACTCATAAGctatttttttgtcgaaaaatatgGAACAGTGCTCCGCATTATTTAAAGCAAACGGCAGCGAGAAAAATTCTATCCAGCACTGAATTGTTTAATAAGCTCGTTTCCGGTCTCAATAAAAATGGTATTTCAGAATCCACGCCGATGTTTGTCAAGCTCCTATTAAACTTTCTTCCATCAGCCACTTTTGATGAAAGAAGCTCATTCTGGAATAACTGCTGGCATCAGCTCATTGCAGTCGCTCGATGCAAATACTTGCAACAATTTATAAAACTGTGCTTTGGAAACGAAGTTGATATAACTCGATTCAAGACAAATGTAATGGCCAACAGCGAGCACCTACGTCAGTTGTGCATTTCATTAGTAAAGGatgtaaattttggcaaattgaagGACTTGCTGAAATTCTGTTATCCTGAGGTACAACAAGcgagaaacttcaaaaaagaaatacttcAGTTGGCCTTGCTCGGCGAAGATTATAAATTTAGTTGTAGAGAGAGGGACATTGAGCCATATGCTTATGTTTTAAATAGCTTCATCAACAAAACGTACAATGATGCTGATCTATCCGCCGAGTTCAAATATATGCTCATGATATCCCctgcgtttgaaaaatttgtatctttGCGTGTACGCTCGACTGATATTGGTGATTTAATTGAAATCAAGAGATTCGTTGAAGAATTTAAACTGACAGAACCTACTCTAGTGCAAATAAAAACTCGTATTATTGATTCTTTTAAAGAGAGTTTAACTGGAGATGGATCCAGCCGAGACTTATTGAAGAAGAGAagtttggattattttttatcGTGGTGTTTGGGAAGTGAAGCCGAAGTAGAAGAATTTAAGCGTAACCATGCATTAATAGTTgaggaagaggaagaggaagaggaagaggaagacTGGTGA
- the LOC135848473 gene encoding uncharacterized protein LOC135848473 yields MEVEMNMELKMDDVRPRVYDILHPTPVPLKQLSAIVTSFEVWRYEMNTQRIRNNLSDFLENQNREYCNIKLNTIVPDIPRVINDLVQGYIEKFQRSLKEWFYSHYETFRSYSSSDHENCILNDFDDFVTDFKGDVDYVRTAERMMRCDRLDDTVKFKIACIYCFENDIRRLWPSVCEAITSRDVHSCDCDELQYWNYWIRILTNQLDKTDVREDDHVAICESIFVNCVTSENRSSMEYFWYHVRPDNRLEKTSDLLDNDDECVARFILPKLDDQQLSKFVNKYGRFLMTELLDYQLDEGFDIVPTWMYIRNFMNESQFLELTECMLTLLASYDGDNNKLFFCREIWNSAPHNLKQSAVRKILSSTELFNKLVSQLNNNGMKSTPKFVKLLFNILPSASVNDRNSFWNNCWHRLIEVARCKVLQQLMKLCFGNEDEITQFRATVMANSEHLRRLCISLVNDVNFDKLKDLVKFSHPEVQQARKFKQELLQFTLLGKDCQFSSYYCPVGYFYDLNDFIDKTYDDANLSAEFKNQLVMSPAFEKFVSLRVRSTYVHDLFEIKEFVDELQLTEQTLVQIKTRIIDSFKESLTGNGSKRDLLKKRSLDYFLSWCLGSNAEVEEFRRNHALIVI; encoded by the coding sequence ATGGAAGTTGAGATGAATATGGAACTGAAAATGGACGACGTTAGACCACGAGTGTACGATATTCTTCATCCGACTCCAGTACCATTGAAACAACTGTCAGCTATTGTCACTAGCTTCGAAGTATGGCGTTATGAAATGAATACTCAACGTATCAGAAATAATTTATCGgactttcttgaaaatcaaaatcgggAATATTGTAATATCAAGTTGAACACTATAGTCCCCGATATTCCACGTGTGATTAATGATCTGGTCCAAGGATACATCGAAAAGTTCCAACGTTCATTAAAAGAATGGTTCTATAGTCATTATGAAACATTCAGGTCTTATAGTTCCTCTGAtcatgaaaattgtattttgaacgATTTCGATGATTTCGTGACAGATTTCAAAGGGGATGTGGATTATGTTCGCacagccgaacgtatgatgcgtTGTGATCGACTCGATGATacggtaaaattcaaaatcgcctGTATATATTGTTTTGAAAACGACATCAGACGACTTTGGCCATCTGTATGTGAAGCAATAACCTCGAGAGATGTTCATTCTTGTGATTGTGATGAACTGCAATACTGGAATTACTGGATTCGAATTCTCACAAATCAGTTGGATAAAACAGACGTTCGCGAAGATGACCATGTCGCGATTTGTGAATCAATTTTCGTGAATTGCGTAACTAGTGAAAATAGATCATCGATGGAGTATTTTTGGTATCACGTACGACCAGATAATCGTTTGGAGAAAACTTCAGATTTGCTCGATAACGATGACGAATGTGTTGCCAGAttcattttgccaaaactgGACGACCAACAGCTTTCTAAATTTGTCAATAAGTATGGCCGTTTCCTTATGACTGAATTGTTAGATTATCAACTCGATGAGGGGTTCGATATTGTACCAACTTGGatgtatattagaaattttatgAACGAAAGCCAGTTTTTGGAACTTACCGAATGCATGTTGACATTGTTAGCGTCCTATGATGGAGACAACAATAAACTATTTTTTTGTCGAGAAATATGGAACAGTGCTCCGCATAATTTAAAGCAATCAGCAGTGAGAAAAATTCTATCTAGCACTGAATTGTTTAATAAGCTCGTTTCCCAGCTCAATAATAATGGTATGAAATCAACTCCGAAGTTTGTCAAGCTCCTGTTCAACATTCTTCCATCTGCCTCTGTCAATGATAGAAACTCATTCTGGAATAACTGCTGGCATCGTCTCATTGAAGTCGCTCGATGCAAAGTTTTGCAACAGCTTATGAAGCTATGCTTTGGAAACGAAGATGAGATTACTCAGTTTAGGGCAACTGTAATGGCCAACAGCGAGCACCTACGTCGATTGTGTATTTCGTTAGTAAATGacgtaaattttgacaaattgaagGACTTGGTGAAATTCAGTCATCCTGAGGTTCAACAAGCGAGAAAATTTAAACAAGAATTACTTCAGTTTACTTTGCTCGGTAAAGATTGCCAATTTAGTAGTTATTACTGCCCTGTCGGATATTTCTATGATTTAAACGACTTCATCGATAAAACTTATGACGACGCTAATCTGTCTGCCGAGTTCAAAAATCAGCTCGTAATGTCCCctgcatttgaaaaattcgtatctTTACGTGTTCGCTCGACTTACGTTCATGATTTATTCGAAATCAAGGAATTCGTTGACGAATTACAACTGACAGAACAAACACTAGTGCAAATAAAAACTCGTATTATTGATTCGTTCAAAGAGAGTTTAACTGGAAATGGATCCAAACGTGATTTATTGAAGAAGAGGagtttggattattttttatcGTGGTGTTTGGGAAGTAATGCCGAAGTAGAAGAATTTAGGCGTAACCATGCTTTAATAGTTATTTAA
- the LOC135847459 gene encoding uncharacterized protein LOC135847459 isoform X1 yields MEVEMNMELEMAEVRPRVYDVLHPTPVSLKQLSTIVASFEIWRYEINTHRTRNTSKLTTSCCKWPHWERLVYKTTLANVPRVINDLVEKYIYKFDRSKQKWFTDHTAFRSYKCPKNCILNDFDDFVTDFKGDVDYVRTAERMMSCDRLDDTVKFEIACLYCFEDDIRRIWPSVRETITSRDVNSFSYFGLHLPYWIGTLTNQLEKTDAFEVDLATTYETMFDVCSNSTNRSLMEYFWNLMRPENRLEKAMDLLNYYDTCLARFILPRLDDQQLGEFVDEFGCILMSDLLECQIDDGKGIVIIPTWMYIRNYMNEKQFLKLSIYMLLSFLASYDDDDNRLFYCREIWDNSPHNLKQSAARTILSSTELINKLVSRLKNDGIESTPKFVKLLLNMLPSATFDERSSFWNNCWHQLIVVVRCEYLQRFIKLCFGNEDDITKFKANVMANSEHLRQLCISLVNDVNFDKLKDLLKFCYPEVQQARNFNQELLQLALLGEDCQFSKDIVQHANVLNHFINKTYDGADLSVEFKSKLMMSPAFEKFTSLRVCSNDFCDLFEIKKFVEEFELTEPTLVQIKTRIIDSFNESLTGDGSSRDLLKKSSLNYFLSWCLGNDAEVEEFRRKHALIVVKEDEDW; encoded by the coding sequence ATGGAAGTTGAGATGAATATGGAACTGGAAATGGCAGAAGTTAGACCCCGAGTGTATGATGTTCTTCATCCGACTCCAGTATCGTTGAAACAACTATCGACTATTGTGGCTAGCTTCGAAATATGGCGCTATGAAATTAATACACATCGTACTAGAAATACTAGTAAATTAACAACGTCTTGTTGTAAATGGCCGCATTGGGAACGACTCGTATACAAAACTACACTCGCTAATGTACCACGTGTGATTAATGATCTGgttgaaaaatatatctatAAGTTCGACCGTTCGAAACAAAAATGGTTCACAGATCATACAGCATTCCGTTCCTACAAGTGCCCGAAGAACTGTATTTTGAACGACTTCGATGATTTCGTAACAGATTTCAAAGGGGATGTTGATTATGTTCGAacagccgaacgtatgatgAGTTGTGATCGACTCGATGAtacagtgaaatttgaaattgcttgTTTGTATTGTTTTGAAGACGACATCAGACGAATTTGGCCATCTGTACGTGAAACAATAACCTCGAGGGATGTTAATTCTTTTTCTTACTTTGGTCTACATCTGCCGTACTGGATTGGCACTCTCACAAATCAGCTGGAGAAAACAGACGCTTTCGAAGTTGATCTTGCCACGACTTATGAAACAATGTTCGATGTTTGCTCAAACAGTACTAACAGATCATTgatggagtatttttggaatctaaTGCGACCAGAAAATCGACTAGAGAAAGCTATGGATTTACTCAATTATTATGACACATGTCTTGCCAGATTCATTTTGCCAAGACTGGACGATCAACAGCTTGGTGAATTTGTCGATGAGTTTGGCTGTATACTTATGAGCGATTTGTTAGAATGTCAAATCGATGATGGGAAGGGGATCGTTATTATACCAACTTGGATGTACATTAGAAATTATATGAACGAGaaacagtttttgaaactttctatATACATGTTATTAAGTTTTTTAGCGTCCTATGATGACGACGATAATAGGCTATTTTATTGTCGAGAAATATGGGACAATTCTCCGCATAATTTAAAGCAATCGGCCGCGAGAACAATTCTATCCAGCACTGAATTGATTAATAAGCTCGTTTCTCGTCTCAAAAATGATGGTATAGAATCAACTCCGAAGTTTGTCAAGCTCCTGTTAAACATGCTTCCGTCTGCCACTTTCGATGAAAGAAGCTCATTCTGGAATAACTGTTGGCATCAGCTCATTGTAGTCGTTCGATGCGAATACTTGCAACGATTTATAAAACTGTGCTTTGGAAACGAAGATGATATTACTAAATTCAAGGCAAATGTTATGGCTAACAGCGAGCACCTACGTCAGTTGTGTATTTCATTAGTaaatgatgtaaattttgacaaattgaagGACTTGCTGAAATTCTGTTATCCTGAGGTACAACAAGCGAGAAACTTCAATCAAGAATTACTTCAGTTAGCTTTGCTCGGTGAAGATTGTCAATTTAGTAAAGACATTGTCCAACATGCCAACGTTTTAAATCACTTCATCAACAAAACTTACGATGGCGCTGATCTATCTGTCGAGTTCAAAAGTAAGCTCATGATGTCCCctgcgtttgaaaaatttacatctttGCGTGTTTGCTCGAacgatttttgtgatttatttgaaatcaaGAAATTCGTTGAAGAATTTGAACTGACAGAACCAACTCTAGTGCAAATAAAAACTCGTATTATCGATTCTTTCAACGAGAGTTTAACTGGAGATGGATCCAGCCGAGACTTATTGAAGAAGAGcagtttaaattattttttatcgtgGTGTTTGGGAAATGATGCCGAAGTAGAAGAATTTAGGCGTAAACATGCTTTAATAGTTGTTAAGGAAGATGAAGACTGGTGA